A single Pseudomonas sp. MM223 DNA region contains:
- the ispA gene encoding Farnesyl diphosphate synthase (*Name ispA) produces the protein MIGTYQASCQARVDAALEPLFVAPSKELERLYAAMRYSVMNGGKRVRPLLAYAACEALGAPAEQANGAACAVELIHAYSLVHDDLPAMDDDDLRRGQPTTHKAFDEACAILAGDGLQSLAFSALLDPRLSPQADSIRLAMVQALAKAAGPAGMVGGQAIDLGSVGLKLDQQALEFMHRHKTGALIEASVRLGALASARAEQAQLDALQAYAQAIGLAFQVQDDILDVESDTATLGKRQGADIARDKPTYPALLGLEAAKAYAIELRDQALIALQGFGETAEPLRALARYIVERRN, from the coding sequence ATGATCGGCACCTACCAGGCCAGTTGCCAGGCTCGGGTCGACGCCGCCCTCGAACCGCTGTTCGTCGCCCCGTCCAAAGAGCTGGAACGCCTTTACGCCGCCATGCGCTACAGCGTGATGAACGGCGGCAAGCGCGTACGCCCGCTGCTGGCCTACGCCGCCTGCGAAGCCTTGGGCGCACCGGCCGAACAGGCCAACGGCGCGGCCTGCGCGGTCGAACTGATCCACGCCTACTCGCTGGTGCATGACGACCTGCCGGCCATGGACGACGACGACCTGCGTCGCGGCCAACCCACTACCCACAAAGCATTCGACGAAGCCTGCGCCATTCTCGCTGGCGACGGCTTGCAGAGCCTGGCGTTCAGCGCCCTGCTCGACCCACGCCTGAGCCCACAGGCCGACAGCATTCGCCTGGCCATGGTCCAGGCCCTGGCCAAGGCTGCCGGCCCGGCAGGCATGGTCGGCGGCCAGGCCATCGACCTCGGTTCGGTGGGCCTGAAGCTGGACCAGCAGGCACTGGAATTCATGCATCGGCACAAGACCGGCGCGCTGATCGAAGCCAGCGTACGCCTCGGCGCCCTGGCCAGTGCCCGCGCCGAACAGGCGCAGCTGGATGCCCTGCAGGCTTATGCACAGGCCATCGGCCTGGCATTCCAGGTGCAGGATGACATCCTCGACGTGGAAAGCGACACTGCCACCTTGGGCAAGCGCCAGGGTGCCGACATAGCGCGTGACAAACCGACCTACCCGGCCCTGCTGGGCCTGGAAGCGGCCAAGGCCTATGCAATCGAACTGCGCGACCAGGCGCTGATCGCACTGCAAGGCTTCGGTGAAACGGCCGAGCCGCTGCGGGCCTTGGCGCGCTACATCGTCGAACGCCGCAACTAA
- the btuF gene encoding Vitamin B12-binding protein (*Name btuF), whose amino-acid sequence MTRAEVKRRLALAWWQYLAVGLVPLPVMAWAFGGGDALIPVLAMPLFIAGAATMFLSLPRFGAYKRALIATSKVLGSGEEPAAWIELARVRRMAMLYACFPAWVAALSVLVGLEAVPQILLALSTVVVLYLYRIPRQARLMRLLPGLLALFACTALAADPLRVVSLAPSMTEIMLELQADDLLVGVLDGGERPAALRDLPSVGHQGQLNTERLLSLRPDLLLLWPGSVPPAQRDQLKRLGIATFSAEPHDIDQLIAQIETIAERIGRAEQGHQYTQALRERLRQLRQQYRRDEPLQVFYQVWDQPLYTLGGRQVVSDALAVCGAHNVFADLSQPAPQVNVESVLLRNPQVILAGDQAQLASWKAWPQLRAVADGRLLVVPDKGLERPSGQMIEATARLCALLAAKAPASR is encoded by the coding sequence GTGACCCGCGCCGAGGTCAAGCGGCGCCTGGCGCTGGCCTGGTGGCAGTACCTGGCAGTCGGCCTGGTGCCGCTGCCGGTAATGGCTTGGGCCTTCGGCGGCGGTGACGCGCTGATCCCGGTGCTGGCGATGCCACTGTTCATCGCCGGCGCGGCGACCATGTTCCTTAGCCTGCCACGTTTCGGGGCCTACAAGCGGGCACTGATCGCCACCTCCAAGGTGCTGGGCAGCGGCGAAGAGCCCGCCGCCTGGATCGAACTGGCGCGGGTACGGCGCATGGCGATGCTGTATGCCTGCTTCCCGGCCTGGGTGGCCGCATTGTCGGTGCTGGTGGGCCTTGAGGCGGTGCCGCAGATCCTGCTGGCGCTGTCTACCGTGGTGGTGCTGTACCTGTATCGCATTCCACGCCAGGCTCGGCTGATGCGCCTGCTGCCAGGCCTGTTGGCGCTGTTTGCCTGCACCGCGCTGGCCGCTGACCCCTTGCGGGTGGTCAGCCTGGCGCCCTCGATGACTGAAATCATGCTCGAACTGCAGGCCGACGACCTGTTGGTGGGTGTGCTCGACGGCGGCGAGCGGCCGGCAGCGCTGCGCGACCTGCCCTCGGTCGGGCACCAGGGGCAACTGAACACGGAGCGCCTGCTCAGCCTGCGCCCCGACCTGTTGCTGCTTTGGCCGGGCAGCGTGCCGCCCGCCCAGCGCGACCAGCTCAAGCGCCTGGGCATCGCCACCTTCAGTGCAGAACCCCATGACATCGACCAATTGATCGCGCAGATCGAAACCATTGCCGAGCGTATTGGCCGTGCCGAACAAGGCCATCAGTACACCCAGGCCCTGCGGGAGCGGTTGCGGCAACTACGCCAGCAGTACCGACGCGACGAGCCATTGCAGGTGTTCTACCAGGTGTGGGACCAGCCGTTGTACACCCTGGGTGGCCGGCAGGTGGTGAGCGATGCCTTGGCGGTGTGCGGGGCGCACAATGTGTTCGCCGACCTCAGCCAGCCGGCGCCGCAGGTGAATGTGGAGTCTGTGCTGCTGCGCAACCCACAGGTCATCCTGGCTGGCGATCAGGCGCAACTGGCAAGCTGGAAGGCCTGGCCGCAATTGCGTGCGGTTGCCGATGGCCGCTTGCTGGTGGTGCCCGACAAAGGTCTTGAGCGGCCCAGCGGGCAGATGATCGAAGCCACCGCCCGCTTGTGCGCGTTGCTCGCGGCTAAAGCGCCGGCGTCCAGGTAA
- the xseB gene encoding Exodeoxyribonuclease 7 small subunit (*Name xseB): protein MARKKASLDFEQSLADLQALVERLENGELSLEESLAAFEQGIALTRDCQGALAQAEQKVQILLERDGELAAQPFDAEPEA from the coding sequence ATGGCCCGCAAAAAAGCCTCCCTCGATTTCGAGCAATCCCTCGCAGACCTGCAAGCACTGGTCGAGCGCCTGGAGAACGGCGAGTTGTCGCTGGAAGAGTCGCTGGCCGCCTTCGAGCAAGGCATCGCCTTGACCCGTGATTGCCAGGGTGCCCTGGCCCAGGCCGAACAGAAGGTGCAAATACTGCTGGAACGCGATGGCGAACTGGCAGCCCAGCCCTTCGACGCGGAGCCAGAAGCATGA
- the ribB gene encoding 3,4-dihydroxy-2-butanone 4-phosphate synthase (*Name ribB), which produces MSTRHHPQFPAVSAAIAAFQAGRPVLLLDDDDREDEADIIAAAENISLQTMAMMIRDCSGIVCLCLDEATVDALQLAPMVQNNQARHGTGFTVTIEAAEGITTGVSAQDRITTIGAALRSSAEQRHIVSPGHVFPLRARNGGVLTRRGHTEGSVDLARLAGLRPAAVLCELMNPDGSMARGEQVAVYARQYNLPVLTIEELAQYREAMLELEAEPA; this is translated from the coding sequence ATGTCCACCCGTCACCACCCGCAATTCCCTGCTGTTTCCGCCGCCATCGCCGCCTTCCAGGCCGGGCGCCCTGTACTGCTGCTTGACGATGACGACCGCGAGGACGAAGCGGACATCATTGCCGCCGCCGAAAACATTTCGTTGCAGACCATGGCCATGATGATTCGCGACTGTAGCGGCATCGTCTGCCTGTGCCTGGACGAAGCCACCGTCGACGCACTGCAACTGGCGCCGATGGTGCAAAACAACCAGGCCCGCCACGGCACCGGCTTCACCGTCACCATCGAGGCGGCAGAAGGCATCACCACCGGGGTTTCTGCCCAGGACCGCATCACCACCATTGGCGCGGCACTGCGCTCCAGCGCCGAACAGCGCCACATCGTCAGCCCGGGCCATGTGTTCCCGCTGCGCGCCCGCAATGGCGGGGTGCTGACCCGCCGTGGGCACACCGAAGGCTCAGTGGACCTGGCGCGCCTGGCCGGCCTGCGCCCGGCGGCGGTGCTGTGCGAACTGATGAACCCCGATGGCAGCATGGCCCGTGGCGAGCAGGTGGCGGTGTATGCGCGCCAGTACAACTTGCCGGTGCTGACCATCGAGGAACTGGCGCAGTACCGCGAGGCAATGCTGGAGCTGGAAGCCGAGCCAGCCTGA
- the btuB_2 gene encoding Vitamin B12 transporter BtuB (*Name btuB_2), with product MKAPTFATLLCLPLQLLATERDDALKLPDVLISASRQVESRTATSAANTVFTRTDIDRLQPTSVTDLLSRVPGVQVAPTGGRGSLPGIFIRGTKAAQSLVLVDGVRIANATSGDSGLQFLDIDQIERVEVLRGSRSAVYGSDAIGGVIQIFTRRSNGPGLQPRLRMAAGSNQTFQRSLGLSGGNSETRFNLGASLDETAGIDSTGPSFASDGDHDAYRNKSLNLSLSHTFGERFEAGLNLLDSRGRSEYDNPFGGFDPITFESFGQKPYTDFSVSSLGSYFDAQLTDTWHSRLELAHSENRDDKRDKLSAERFVFNTYRDQVTWQNDLTLGERHSLLLGGDWYEDRVHASTDFTEDSRWNRAVFLQHRYQGEQFSTEVGVRHDRNQQFGGQTTWSGSLTVPLNAQNDVLLSYSEGFRAPTFNDLYYPQFSNQALDPEHSRSYELQWRSQLTADSRLETSLYRTDLRDAIVFGQDSIPRNVASARINGFEMALAQQWGAWHSQLGLALIDPRDRDSGHTLARRARRTLSLDLDRELGHFTVGASWQAASGSYDDEANRNRIGGYGLLGLRGSWAATGELKLEAKLDNLLDRTYSRALYSYESAYQPYREEGRTLLFSVTWTPAL from the coding sequence ATGAAAGCCCCAACCTTTGCCACCCTGCTCTGCCTCCCTCTCCAGCTGCTGGCCACTGAGCGCGACGACGCCCTCAAACTCCCCGACGTACTGATCAGCGCCAGCCGCCAAGTCGAGTCCCGTACCGCGACCAGCGCCGCCAACACCGTCTTTACCCGTACCGACATCGACCGCCTGCAACCCACCAGCGTCACCGACCTGCTCAGCCGCGTGCCCGGCGTGCAAGTGGCGCCTACCGGTGGCCGTGGCAGCCTGCCTGGCATCTTCATCCGCGGCACCAAAGCCGCACAAAGCCTGGTACTGGTGGATGGCGTGCGCATTGCCAACGCCACCTCTGGCGACAGCGGCCTGCAATTTCTCGACATCGACCAGATCGAGCGTGTCGAAGTCCTGCGCGGTTCTCGCTCGGCGGTGTACGGCAGCGATGCCATTGGCGGGGTGATCCAGATCTTCACCCGCCGTAGCAATGGCCCCGGCCTGCAACCGCGCCTGCGCATGGCCGCCGGCAGCAACCAAACGTTCCAACGCAGCCTGGGGCTTTCTGGGGGCAATAGCGAAACCCGGTTCAACCTCGGCGCCAGCCTGGATGAAACTGCCGGCATCGACTCGACCGGGCCATCATTCGCCAGCGACGGCGACCACGACGCCTACCGCAACAAGTCGCTCAACCTGAGCCTGAGCCACACCTTTGGCGAGCGTTTCGAAGCTGGCCTCAACCTGCTCGACAGCCGTGGCCGCAGCGAGTACGACAACCCGTTCGGCGGCTTCGACCCGATCACCTTCGAAAGCTTCGGGCAAAAGCCCTACACCGATTTCAGCGTCAGCAGCCTGGGCAGCTACTTCGATGCCCAGCTCACCGACACCTGGCATTCACGGCTGGAACTGGCCCACAGCGAGAACCGCGACGACAAGCGCGACAAGCTCAGCGCCGAACGCTTCGTGTTCAATACCTACCGTGATCAGGTCACCTGGCAGAACGACCTGACCTTGGGCGAGCGACACAGCCTGCTACTCGGTGGCGACTGGTACGAAGACCGCGTGCACGCCAGCACCGACTTCACCGAGGACAGCCGCTGGAACCGCGCCGTCTTCCTCCAGCACCGCTACCAGGGCGAGCAGTTTTCCACCGAAGTGGGCGTACGCCATGACCGTAACCAGCAGTTTGGCGGCCAGACCACCTGGAGCGGCAGCCTGACCGTACCGTTGAACGCGCAGAATGATGTGCTGCTGTCCTACAGCGAAGGCTTTCGGGCGCCAACCTTCAATGACCTGTATTACCCCCAGTTCAGCAACCAGGCCCTGGACCCAGAACACTCCAGAAGCTACGAGCTGCAATGGCGCAGCCAGCTGACGGCGGACAGCCGCCTGGAAACTTCGCTGTACCGCACCGACCTGCGCGATGCGATCGTGTTCGGCCAGGACTCGATACCCCGCAACGTCGCCTCGGCACGTATCAACGGTTTCGAAATGGCCTTGGCGCAACAATGGGGCGCCTGGCACAGCCAGCTGGGCCTGGCACTGATCGACCCGCGTGACCGTGACAGCGGCCACACCCTGGCCCGCCGTGCACGCCGCACGCTGAGCCTGGACCTGGACCGTGAACTCGGGCATTTTACCGTGGGGGCAAGCTGGCAAGCTGCCAGCGGCAGCTATGACGATGAAGCCAACCGCAACCGCATCGGCGGCTATGGCCTGCTCGGTTTGCGCGGTAGCTGGGCAGCCACTGGCGAACTGAAACTGGAAGCGAAGCTGGATAACCTGCTGGACCGCACTTACAGCCGCGCCCTCTACAGCTACGAGAGCGCCTACCAGCCCTACCGCGAAGAAGGCCGCACGCTGTTGTTCAGCGTTACCTGGACGCCGGCGCTTTAG
- the dxs gene encoding 1-deoxy-D-xylulose-5-phosphate synthase (*Name dxs): protein MPTTFQEIPRERPVTPLLDRADTPAGLRRLAEADLETLADELRQELLYTVGQTGGHFGAGLGVIELTIALHYVFDTPDDRLVWDVGHQAYPHKILTGRRNRMLSLRQKDGIAAFPRRSESEYDTFGVGHSSTSISAALGMAIAARLQNSARKSIAVIGDGALTAGMAFEALNHAQEVNADMLVILNDNDMSISRNVGGLSNYLAKILSSRTYASMREGSKKVLSRLPGAWEIARRTEEYAKGMLVPGTLFEELGWNYIGPIDGHDLPTMIATLRNMRDLKGPQFLHVVTKKGKGFAPAEVDPIGYHAITKLEPADKPAAPKKVSGPKYSAVFGQWLCDMAAADNRLVGITPAMKEGSDLVDFSERYPERYFDVAIAEQHAVTLAAGMACEGSKPVVAIYSTFLQRAYDQLIHDVAVQNLDVLFAIDRAGLVGEDGPTHAGSYDLSYLRCIPGMLVMTPSDENELRKMLSTGHLYNGPAAVRYPRGTGPNAPISGDLEPLEIGKGVVRRQGEKVALLVFGVQLAEAMQVAEQINATVVDMRFVKPLDEALVLELAGSHELLVTIEENAIMGGAGAAVGEFLASQAVLKPLLHLGLPDIYVEHAKPAQMLAECGLDAAGIEASVKARMAQLGL, encoded by the coding sequence ATGCCCACGACGTTTCAAGAGATCCCCCGCGAACGCCCGGTCACGCCGTTGCTCGACCGCGCTGACACGCCTGCTGGCCTGCGCCGGCTGGCCGAAGCCGACCTGGAGACCCTGGCCGACGAACTGCGCCAGGAACTGCTCTACACCGTGGGTCAGACCGGTGGGCATTTTGGTGCCGGCCTGGGCGTGATCGAGCTGACCATCGCCCTGCACTACGTGTTCGACACCCCGGATGACCGGCTGGTGTGGGACGTGGGCCACCAGGCCTACCCGCACAAGATCCTTACCGGGCGCCGTAACCGCATGCTCAGCCTGCGCCAGAAGGACGGCATCGCCGCCTTCCCGCGCCGCAGCGAAAGCGAGTACGACACCTTTGGCGTCGGCCACTCCAGCACCTCGATCAGCGCCGCACTGGGCATGGCCATTGCCGCCCGTCTGCAGAACAGCGCACGCAAGTCGATTGCGGTGATCGGGGACGGCGCGCTGACTGCCGGCATGGCCTTCGAGGCGTTGAACCACGCCCAGGAAGTCAACGCCGACATGCTGGTGATCCTCAACGACAACGACATGTCGATTTCGCGCAATGTCGGCGGCTTGTCCAACTACCTGGCCAAGATCCTTTCCAGCCGCACCTACGCGAGCATGCGCGAGGGCAGCAAGAAGGTGCTATCGCGCCTGCCGGGCGCCTGGGAAATCGCGCGCCGCACCGAGGAATACGCCAAGGGCATGCTGGTGCCGGGCACGCTGTTCGAAGAGCTGGGCTGGAACTACATCGGCCCGATCGACGGCCACGACCTGCCGACCATGATCGCCACCCTGCGCAACATGCGCGACCTGAAGGGCCCGCAGTTCCTGCACGTGGTGACCAAGAAGGGCAAGGGCTTCGCCCCGGCCGAGGTCGACCCGATTGGCTACCACGCCATCACCAAGCTGGAACCGGCGGACAAACCCGCCGCGCCGAAGAAAGTCAGCGGCCCGAAATATTCCGCCGTGTTCGGCCAGTGGCTGTGCGACATGGCCGCCGCCGACAACCGCCTGGTGGGCATTACCCCGGCGATGAAGGAAGGCTCCGACCTGGTCGACTTCAGCGAGCGCTACCCGGAACGCTACTTCGACGTGGCGATTGCCGAGCAGCACGCTGTCACCCTGGCGGCCGGCATGGCTTGCGAGGGCAGTAAGCCGGTGGTGGCGATTTACTCCACCTTCCTGCAGCGTGCCTACGACCAGCTGATCCACGACGTGGCCGTGCAGAACCTCGATGTACTGTTCGCCATCGACCGCGCCGGCCTGGTCGGCGAAGACGGCCCGACCCATGCGGGCAGCTACGACCTGTCGTACCTGCGCTGCATCCCGGGCATGCTGGTGATGACCCCGAGCGACGAGAACGAGCTGCGCAAGATGCTCAGCACCGGCCACCTGTACAACGGCCCGGCCGCCGTGCGCTACCCGCGTGGCACCGGCCCGAATGCGCCGATCAGCGGCGACCTGGAGCCTCTGGAAATCGGCAAGGGCGTGGTTCGCCGCCAAGGCGAGAAAGTCGCCCTGCTGGTGTTTGGCGTGCAACTGGCCGAGGCCATGCAAGTGGCCGAGCAGATCAACGCCACAGTGGTGGACATGCGTTTCGTCAAACCACTGGACGAGGCCCTGGTGCTGGAGCTGGCGGGCAGCCATGAGCTGCTGGTGACCATCGAAGAGAACGCCATCATGGGTGGCGCGGGTGCTGCGGTGGGTGAGTTCCTGGCCAGCCAGGCAGTGCTCAAGCCGCTGCTGCACCTGGGCTTGCCCGACATTTATGTCGAGCATGCCAAGCCTGCACAGATGCTGGCTGAGTGCGGGCTGGATGCGGCCGGGATCGAGGCTTCGGTCAAGGCCCGCATGGCCCAGCTCGGCCTTTGA
- a CDS encoding Riboflavin biosynthesis protein, producing the protein MPVVFVAASKLPTPFATFTMHGFLDEATGREHVVLSLGDIADGQPVLGRLHSECLTGDALFSQRCDCGSQLEAALQAIAREGRGVLLYLRQEGRGIGLLNKIRAYELQDGGADTVEANERLGFAADQRDYAMCLPMLEHLGVKALRLMTNNPRKVKALTDMNIVVAERVPLHTGHNPHNRYYLATKAGKLGHMLGNEHQGEAPQA; encoded by the coding sequence GTGCCCGTCGTCTTTGTTGCCGCCTCTAAACTCCCGACGCCATTCGCGACTTTCACCATGCATGGCTTCCTCGACGAAGCCACTGGCCGTGAGCACGTAGTGCTCAGCCTGGGTGATATCGCGGACGGCCAGCCGGTGCTGGGGCGCCTGCACTCCGAGTGCCTGACCGGCGATGCCTTGTTCAGCCAGCGCTGCGACTGCGGTTCGCAGCTGGAGGCCGCGCTGCAGGCCATTGCCCGTGAAGGCCGAGGGGTGCTGCTGTACCTGCGCCAGGAAGGCCGTGGTATTGGCCTGTTGAACAAGATCCGCGCCTACGAACTGCAGGACGGTGGCGCCGATACCGTCGAAGCCAATGAACGCCTGGGCTTTGCCGCCGACCAGCGCGACTACGCCATGTGCTTGCCGATGCTGGAGCATCTGGGTGTGAAAGCCCTGCGCCTGATGACCAACAACCCGCGCAAGGTCAAAGCCTTGACCGACATGAACATCGTGGTCGCCGAGCGGGTGCCGCTGCACACCGGGCATAACCCGCACAACCGCTACTACCTGGCGACCAAGGCCGGCAAGCTGGGCCACATGCTGGGTAACGAACACCAGGGCGAGGCGCCCCAAGCGTGA